One Sanguibacter keddieii DSM 10542 genomic window carries:
- a CDS encoding DUF4956 domain-containing protein has translation MPNLWIVAVDLVAILVLTYAVYFRRHRRSEMLLAYIGLNVGVLAVTSVLATSTVGAGLGLGLFGVLSIIRLRSSELAQEEVAYFFASLALGLIAGLQPDPWWIAPLFSAALILVMLLVDSNPKTAGYRRQVVTLDTVYPDEVQLTARLEQLLGGTVRRVIVQETDLVRDMQRVDVRYVVRSGGSPRSALLAATTTRTTTTTPAGLVHRPGDDAVPLGAGTGAGAYASDVPESLRPALRRAGHAAQVPQVDVQARS, from the coding sequence ATGCCGAACCTGTGGATCGTCGCCGTCGACCTCGTCGCCATCCTCGTCCTCACCTATGCCGTCTACTTCCGCCGTCACCGTCGCAGCGAGATGCTCCTCGCGTACATCGGTCTCAACGTCGGGGTGCTGGCCGTGACGAGCGTGCTCGCGACGTCGACGGTCGGCGCGGGCCTCGGCCTCGGGCTGTTCGGGGTGCTGTCGATCATCCGGCTGCGCTCCTCCGAGCTCGCCCAGGAGGAGGTCGCGTACTTCTTCGCCTCGCTGGCCCTCGGACTCATCGCCGGTCTGCAGCCCGACCCGTGGTGGATCGCACCGCTGTTCAGCGCGGCGCTCATCCTCGTGATGCTGCTCGTCGACTCGAACCCCAAGACCGCGGGATACCGCCGCCAGGTGGTCACCCTCGACACCGTCTACCCCGACGAGGTCCAGCTCACCGCCCGTCTCGAGCAGCTGCTCGGCGGCACGGTCCGCCGCGTGATCGTCCAGGAGACCGACCTGGTGCGCGACATGCAGCGCGTCGACGTGCGGTACGTCGTCCGGTCGGGCGGGTCCCCGCGGTCTGCCCTGCTCGCTGCCACCACCACCCGCACGACGACGACCACTCCCGCAGGCCTCGTGCACCGTCCCGGAGACGACGCCGTGCCGCTCGGCGCAGGGACCGGTGCCGGTGCCTACGCGTCGGACGTCCCCGAGTCCTTGCGCCCCGCGCTGCGGCGCGCCGGTCACGCGGCGCAGGTTCCCCAGGTCGACGTGCAGGCCCGCTCGTGA
- a CDS encoding ATP-dependent DNA ligase — protein MPDDDTGAPSRAAQRETVTVDGHRVTLTNLSKVIYPETGTTKADVLAYLAAVAQPFVAHVTGRPATRKRWVHGTGGPVFFQKNLEDSAPTWVHRRDIQHSDHVNTYPLVDDLATLTWLGQVAALEIHVPQWRFGRTGVEHRPDRLVLDLDPGPGTGLDECVQVALWAREILTGMDLEPFPVTSGSKGIHLYAALDGAHDSDAVSAVAHELARALQADHPDLVVSDMKKSLREGKVLVDWSQNNRNKTTISPYSLRGRDRPYVAAPRSWAELEAGGLTHLEADEVVARLERDGDLLAPLLTGGHAALEPTTARMAGFERTDRLEVYRSKRDASKTPEPVPEASPTEASPGDGPAGSADPAAPTFVIQEHHARALHYDFRLEHDGVLVSWALPKGEPVDTTHNRLGVQTEDHPLEYGSFEGTIPRGEYGAGTVSIWDRGTYDLHKWREGEEVIVTLHSDGSGGTDRGSRRIALIHTAHTGGGTSWLVHRMKDDGHSGGGAAGASGEEDDKAEVAGSAPGEGSASSSGSRDRPLTPMLATPGTVDDLDEDDWAFEMKWDGIRAVATVVADRDGSPGSVRLTSRNGNDLTASYPELAALSGCVAEDVVLDGEIVALDQGGRPSFGRLQSRMNLTARRDVAAAQKAQGVVYMAFDLVERSGRRTTRVGYDGRRAALEELVTESGPVHVPPAFTSDAASALAASKELGLEGIVAKRRSSTYRPGRPAHTWVKVKHVQTQEVVVVGWRTGNGARAQTLGSLLVAVPDATGTLRYAGRVGTGFTDATLERLATELARNPRQTPPVDDVPAADAGDAHWVRADRVGEVAHAGWTDQGRLRHPVWRGWRSDKAPGDVVREDA, from the coding sequence GTGCCAGACGACGACACAGGGGCGCCCAGTCGCGCCGCTCAGCGCGAGACAGTCACCGTCGACGGGCACCGGGTGACGCTGACGAACCTGTCGAAGGTGATCTACCCGGAGACCGGGACCACCAAGGCCGACGTGCTGGCCTACCTGGCGGCCGTCGCGCAGCCCTTCGTGGCGCACGTGACCGGGCGCCCGGCGACCCGCAAGCGGTGGGTGCACGGCACCGGCGGGCCGGTGTTCTTCCAGAAGAACCTCGAGGACTCCGCCCCCACGTGGGTGCACCGGCGGGACATCCAGCACTCCGACCACGTCAACACGTACCCGCTGGTCGACGACCTCGCGACGCTCACGTGGCTCGGTCAGGTGGCGGCGCTCGAGATCCACGTGCCGCAGTGGCGGTTCGGCCGGACCGGGGTCGAGCACCGGCCCGACCGCCTGGTGCTCGACCTCGACCCCGGGCCCGGCACAGGGCTCGACGAGTGCGTGCAGGTGGCGCTGTGGGCACGGGAGATCCTCACCGGCATGGACCTCGAGCCCTTCCCCGTGACGAGCGGGTCCAAGGGGATCCACCTCTACGCGGCCCTGGACGGAGCGCACGACTCCGACGCGGTGAGCGCCGTCGCGCACGAGCTGGCCCGTGCGCTCCAGGCCGACCACCCCGACCTCGTGGTGTCCGACATGAAGAAGTCGCTGCGCGAGGGCAAGGTGCTCGTCGACTGGTCGCAGAACAACCGCAACAAGACGACCATCAGCCCGTACTCGCTGCGCGGCCGGGACCGCCCCTACGTCGCCGCACCGCGCTCGTGGGCAGAGCTCGAGGCGGGCGGGCTCACCCACCTCGAGGCCGACGAGGTGGTCGCCCGGCTCGAGCGCGACGGTGACCTGCTCGCCCCGCTGCTCACGGGCGGTCATGCCGCGCTCGAGCCGACCACTGCGCGGATGGCGGGCTTCGAGCGGACGGACCGGCTGGAGGTCTACCGGTCGAAGCGCGATGCGTCGAAGACCCCCGAGCCGGTCCCTGAGGCCTCTCCGACCGAGGCGTCCCCCGGCGACGGGCCGGCCGGCTCTGCGGACCCGGCCGCCCCGACCTTCGTCATCCAGGAGCACCACGCCCGGGCTCTGCACTACGACTTCCGGCTCGAGCACGACGGCGTGCTCGTCAGCTGGGCTCTGCCCAAGGGCGAGCCGGTGGACACGACGCACAACCGGCTCGGCGTCCAGACGGAGGACCACCCCCTCGAGTACGGGAGCTTCGAGGGGACGATCCCGAGGGGCGAGTACGGCGCGGGCACCGTGTCGATCTGGGACCGCGGCACCTACGACCTGCACAAGTGGCGCGAGGGCGAAGAGGTCATCGTCACGCTGCACAGTGACGGCTCGGGCGGCACAGACCGCGGGTCGCGGCGCATCGCACTCATCCACACGGCGCACACCGGGGGTGGGACGTCGTGGCTCGTGCACCGGATGAAGGACGACGGGCACTCAGGCGGCGGGGCTGCAGGCGCGTCGGGCGAGGAGGACGACAAGGCGGAGGTCGCCGGGTCTGCGCCCGGGGAGGGCAGCGCCTCGTCGTCCGGGTCGCGCGACCGCCCGCTCACCCCGATGCTCGCGACGCCGGGGACCGTCGACGACCTCGACGAGGACGACTGGGCCTTCGAGATGAAGTGGGACGGCATCCGCGCGGTCGCCACCGTGGTGGCCGACCGTGACGGCTCCCCCGGGTCGGTCCGGTTGACCAGCCGCAACGGCAACGACCTCACGGCGTCCTACCCCGAGCTCGCGGCCCTGTCCGGGTGCGTGGCCGAGGACGTGGTGCTCGACGGTGAGATCGTCGCGCTCGACCAGGGTGGCCGCCCGAGCTTCGGCCGGCTGCAGAGCCGGATGAACCTCACGGCACGACGCGACGTCGCCGCCGCGCAGAAGGCTCAGGGTGTCGTGTACATGGCCTTCGACCTCGTCGAGCGGTCGGGGCGCCGGACCACGCGGGTCGGCTACGACGGCCGCCGGGCGGCTCTCGAGGAGCTCGTGACGGAGTCGGGGCCGGTGCACGTACCACCGGCCTTCACCTCCGACGCGGCCTCGGCCCTCGCGGCCAGCAAGGAGCTCGGGCTCGAGGGCATCGTCGCCAAGCGCCGGTCGAGCACCTACCGCCCGGGCCGTCCGGCGCACACCTGGGTCAAGGTCAAGCACGTGCAGACACAGGAGGTGGTGGTCGTCGGCTGGCGCACCGGCAATGGGGCGCGGGCCCAGACCCTCGGCTCCCTGCTGGTCGCCGTGCCCGACGCCACGGGGACGCTGCGCTACGCCGGACGCGTCGGCACCGGGTTCACCGACGCGACGCTCGAGCGTCTCGCGACCGAGCTGGCCCGGAACCCCCGCCAGACCCCTCCGGTCGACGACGTCCCCGCGGCCGACGCGGGCGACGCGCACTGGGTCCGGGCCGACCGGGTGGGCGAGGTCGCGCACGCCGGGTGGACGGACCAGGGGCGGCTGCGCCACCCCGTGTGGCGCGGGTGGCGCAGCGACAAGGCGCCGGGCGACGTGGTCCGCGAGGACGCCTGA
- a CDS encoding CotH kinase family protein, producing MPTSQIQPTSSAGRPGQPSTRRAGALPSRWYRATALVVGSVLAVGSLAACDTSGTASASSVTGTTSTGTWGDSSVRTASDVDGTVWDSSTVHTISVEVDEDELAAMIETYSAEDSKEWLTATVTIDGQTFEDVGLRLKGNSSLRSVGTDTDAQDIPWLIRLDKFVDGQELDGSTDFVVRSNTSETSLNEAVALEMLGAAGLATEQAIATRFSVNGSEEALRLTIEDPDDAWDAASFDTEGILYKAQSDGDYSYRGDDPASYTDVFSQKSPSGEDDLTPLIAFLKFLDESDDETFAAELGEHLDVDAFATYLAMQDIVGNFDDIDGPGNNSFLRYDSETGAFTVVSWDLNLAFGQMNGGGMPGGAAGAMPEGAAGAVPDGADLPEGFTPPDGATAPDGAGLPEGMTPPDGMTPPDGTDAGQRPDRGAGPGTGAASTDDGTTADEGTAEAADGQRPGGGMGGGMGGDNILVTRFLADDDFAALVDQATADLTSSLVTSGTAQEILDRWTALLTDEASDLVDPATITSESESIASAFPA from the coding sequence ATGCCCACCTCTCAGATCCAGCCGACCAGCTCCGCAGGTCGCCCGGGACAGCCCTCGACCCGCCGCGCCGGCGCCCTCCCCTCCCGGTGGTACCGGGCGACGGCGCTCGTCGTCGGGTCGGTGCTCGCGGTCGGGTCGCTCGCGGCCTGCGACACCTCGGGGACCGCGAGCGCGTCGTCGGTGACGGGGACCACCTCGACCGGTACCTGGGGCGACTCGTCGGTCCGGACCGCGAGCGACGTCGACGGCACCGTCTGGGACTCCTCGACCGTCCACACGATCTCGGTCGAGGTCGACGAGGACGAGCTCGCCGCGATGATCGAGACGTACTCCGCGGAGGACAGCAAGGAGTGGCTCACCGCGACGGTGACCATCGACGGTCAGACCTTCGAGGACGTCGGGCTGCGCCTCAAGGGCAACTCGTCGCTGCGGTCGGTCGGGACGGACACCGACGCCCAGGACATCCCGTGGCTGATCCGCCTCGACAAGTTCGTCGACGGGCAGGAGCTCGACGGGTCGACGGACTTCGTGGTCCGGTCGAACACCTCCGAGACCTCGCTCAACGAGGCGGTCGCCCTCGAGATGCTCGGGGCAGCAGGCCTCGCGACGGAGCAGGCGATCGCGACGAGGTTCTCGGTCAACGGCTCGGAGGAGGCGCTGCGCCTGACCATCGAGGACCCGGACGACGCGTGGGACGCGGCGAGCTTCGACACCGAGGGCATCCTCTACAAGGCCCAGTCCGACGGCGACTACAGCTACCGCGGCGACGACCCGGCGTCGTACACGGACGTGTTCAGCCAGAAGAGCCCCTCGGGCGAGGACGACCTCACGCCTCTCATCGCGTTCTTGAAGTTCCTCGACGAGTCGGACGACGAGACCTTCGCGGCCGAGCTCGGCGAGCACCTCGACGTCGATGCCTTCGCGACGTACCTCGCCATGCAGGACATCGTGGGGAACTTCGACGACATCGACGGGCCGGGCAACAACTCGTTCCTGCGGTACGACTCCGAGACGGGGGCGTTCACGGTGGTGAGCTGGGACCTCAACCTGGCCTTCGGGCAGATGAACGGCGGCGGCATGCCGGGCGGGGCCGCAGGCGCGATGCCCGAGGGAGCCGCGGGTGCCGTACCGGACGGCGCAGACCTGCCCGAGGGGTTCACTCCCCCGGACGGGGCGACGGCACCCGACGGCGCCGGGCTGCCGGAGGGCATGACCCCACCCGACGGCATGACCCCGCCCGACGGCACCGACGCCGGTCAGCGCCCGGACCGCGGCGCAGGACCCGGCACCGGGGCGGCCTCCACGGACGACGGGACCACGGCGGACGAGGGCACCGCCGAGGCTGCCGACGGCCAGCGCCCCGGCGGCGGCATGGGAGGCGGCATGGGCGGCGACAACATCCTCGTCACCCGGTTCCTCGCCGACGACGACTTCGCCGCCCTCGTCGACCAGGCGACCGCCGACCTCACGTCGTCCCTGGTCACGAGCGGGACGGCGCAGGAGATCCTCGACCGGTGGACCGCGCTGCTCACCGACGAGGCGAGCGACCTCGTCGACCCGGCGACCATCACGTCGGAGTCGGAGAGCATCGCAAGCGCTTTCCCGGCATAG
- a CDS encoding Ku protein gives MRAIWKGAVTFGLVNVPVKLYSATEDHDVGLHQVHDTDGGRIRYQRRCEVCGKVVDYGHIAKAYDDGERTVVLTPDDLDALPVERSREIDVVEFVPRDQIDPIMYEHAYYLEPDSKSVKSYRLLVRVLEESDRVAVVSFSLRQRTRLAALRVRGDVLLLQVLRWDDEVREPEFPSLDETPRITAKELEMASALVASFESDFEPEKFTDDYQVQLRTLIDAKLEHGDAVDTAATFGEEPEEDSGGDAEVVDLMEVLRRSVERSRGGSEEKDGAGTRSGAGEKATSTKKATARKPPAKKTPASKTPVKKTSDRATAKRTTAKKSTSAKAADKAS, from the coding sequence ATGCGCGCTATCTGGAAAGGTGCCGTGACCTTCGGGCTCGTCAACGTGCCCGTGAAGCTCTACAGCGCCACCGAGGACCACGACGTCGGCCTGCACCAGGTCCACGACACCGACGGCGGACGCATCCGCTACCAGCGGCGCTGCGAGGTGTGCGGCAAGGTCGTCGACTACGGGCACATCGCCAAGGCGTACGACGACGGCGAGCGCACCGTGGTGCTCACCCCCGACGACCTCGACGCGCTGCCCGTCGAGCGCAGCCGCGAGATCGACGTGGTCGAGTTCGTGCCGCGCGACCAGATCGACCCGATCATGTACGAGCACGCGTACTACCTCGAGCCCGACTCCAAGTCCGTGAAGTCCTACCGGCTGCTGGTCCGCGTCCTCGAGGAGAGCGACCGCGTGGCCGTCGTGTCCTTCTCGCTGCGTCAGCGCACCCGCCTCGCGGCACTGCGCGTCCGCGGCGACGTCCTGCTGCTGCAGGTGCTGCGCTGGGACGACGAGGTGCGCGAGCCCGAGTTCCCGTCGCTCGACGAGACCCCGCGGATCACCGCGAAGGAGCTCGAGATGGCCTCCGCGCTCGTCGCGAGCTTCGAGAGCGACTTCGAGCCCGAGAAGTTCACCGACGACTACCAGGTGCAGCTCCGCACCCTCATCGACGCCAAGCTCGAGCACGGCGACGCCGTCGACACCGCCGCGACCTTTGGCGAGGAGCCAGAGGAGGACAGCGGCGGCGACGCCGAGGTCGTCGACCTCATGGAGGTCCTGCGCCGCAGCGTCGAGAGGTCTCGCGGCGGGTCAGAGGAGAAAGACGGCGCGGGTACGAGGTCCGGGGCGGGGGAGAAGGCCACGTCGACGAAGAAGGCCACCGCGCGCAAGCCCCCGGCGAAGAAGACCCCGGCGAGCAAGACCCCGGTCAAGAAGACCTCCGACCGGGCCACCGCGAAGAGGACCACTGCGAAGAAGAGCACGTCGGCGAAGGCCGCCGACAAGGCGAGCTGA
- a CDS encoding polyphosphate polymerase domain-containing protein, translating into MSAVVDAQVDPLLAGFAPVSLTEIQELADLQTRVDRKYVVPVRVFAELLADQEGLRVLEIDGRRRFRYESVYFDTPSLEAYRSAAHGRRRRFKVRTRTYADSGECVFEVKVKGGRGETVKERLAYERSSAAALDSQARAFAEAVLVQARPDAQSVVEVLEPTLLTTYDRTTFVDPVAGTRLTCDSSLLCTPVGTQGSASLGDQVVLESKSPGTATAVDRWLWARGHRPVSLSKYCVGLAALDDALPSNRWSRTLRRHVV; encoded by the coding sequence GTGAGCGCCGTCGTCGACGCGCAGGTCGATCCGTTGCTCGCCGGCTTCGCCCCGGTGTCTCTCACCGAGATCCAGGAGCTCGCCGACCTGCAGACCCGCGTCGACCGCAAGTACGTGGTCCCCGTACGGGTCTTCGCGGAGCTGCTCGCCGACCAGGAAGGCCTGCGGGTCCTCGAGATCGACGGTCGCCGCCGCTTCCGGTACGAGTCCGTCTACTTCGACACCCCGTCGCTCGAGGCGTACCGCAGCGCTGCGCACGGCCGACGCCGCCGTTTCAAGGTCCGCACCCGCACCTACGCGGACTCCGGCGAGTGCGTCTTCGAGGTCAAGGTCAAGGGCGGTCGCGGCGAGACGGTCAAGGAGCGCCTCGCCTACGAGCGGTCGTCCGCGGCGGCCCTCGACTCGCAGGCCCGCGCCTTCGCGGAGGCCGTCCTCGTCCAGGCGCGACCTGACGCGCAGAGCGTCGTAGAGGTCCTCGAGCCGACCCTCCTCACCACCTACGACCGCACGACCTTCGTCGACCCCGTCGCCGGGACGCGGCTCACCTGCGACTCGTCGTTGCTGTGCACCCCGGTGGGGACGCAGGGGAGCGCCAGCCTCGGCGACCAGGTGGTCCTCGAGAGCAAGTCGCCCGGTACCGCCACGGCGGTCGACCGGTGGCTGTGGGCCCGCGGCCACCGCCCGGTGAGCCTCAGCAAGTACTGCGTGGGGCTGGCCGCCCTCGACGACGCGCTGCCCTCCAACCGGTGGAGCCGCACGCTGCGACGGCACGTGGTCTGA
- a CDS encoding malate:quinone oxidoreductase yields MADSTASPSTPVDVVLVGGGIMSATLGSIIRLLEPTWTIRIYERLDEVAQESSNAWNNAGTGHAALCELNYTPEKADGSIDITKAVAINEQFQTSREFWQHLVTADLLPEPEGFIASTPHMTFVRGAANVDYLRRRHAALVAHPLFSDLEFSDDPAVVGGWAPLLMAERSGDEPVAATRATSGTDVNFGALTHKLTDYLVSTGAQLHLEHEVTSLRQRKDGSWRLKVADRSWNAPERRSTVDARFVFIGAGGGALPLLQKAGIPEAKGYGGFPISGQFLRTTNPELVAQHQAKVYGKADVGSPPMSVPHLDTRVVDGETSLLFGPYAGFSTKFLKKGSLLDLFLSIRPSNIVTMLAVAKDNMDLTKYLISEVTKSRWSKFKTLRTFMPTADPKDWELITAGQRVQVMKSHPEKHGVLEFGTELITAEDGTIAGLLGASPGASTAVPAMIDLLERCFPQQFPAWHRELATMMPSLAPQQWDSEEAFAELQADDADFQPSA; encoded by the coding sequence GTGGCAGACAGCACAGCATCCCCCAGCACCCCGGTCGACGTCGTCCTGGTCGGTGGCGGAATCATGAGCGCGACGCTCGGATCCATCATCCGGCTGCTCGAGCCGACGTGGACGATCCGCATCTACGAGCGCCTCGACGAGGTGGCGCAGGAGAGCTCCAACGCGTGGAACAACGCGGGCACCGGGCACGCCGCCCTGTGCGAGCTCAACTACACGCCTGAGAAGGCCGACGGCTCGATCGACATCACCAAGGCGGTGGCGATCAACGAGCAGTTCCAGACGTCGCGCGAGTTCTGGCAGCACCTGGTCACCGCTGACCTGCTGCCCGAGCCCGAGGGCTTCATCGCCTCGACCCCGCACATGACCTTCGTCCGCGGCGCCGCGAACGTCGACTACCTGCGTCGTCGGCACGCCGCCCTCGTCGCGCACCCGCTCTTCAGCGACCTGGAGTTCAGCGACGACCCCGCCGTCGTCGGCGGGTGGGCACCGCTGCTCATGGCCGAGCGGTCGGGTGACGAGCCCGTCGCTGCGACGCGCGCGACCTCGGGCACCGACGTGAACTTCGGCGCGCTCACCCACAAGCTCACCGACTATTTGGTCTCGACCGGTGCACAGCTGCACCTCGAGCACGAGGTCACGTCGCTGCGTCAGCGCAAGGACGGCTCGTGGCGCCTCAAGGTCGCCGACCGCTCCTGGAACGCCCCCGAGCGCCGCAGCACGGTCGACGCGAGGTTCGTGTTCATCGGTGCCGGCGGTGGCGCCCTGCCGCTGCTGCAGAAGGCCGGGATCCCCGAGGCCAAGGGCTACGGCGGCTTCCCCATCAGCGGGCAGTTCCTGCGGACCACCAACCCGGAGCTCGTCGCCCAGCACCAGGCGAAGGTCTACGGCAAGGCCGACGTCGGCTCACCGCCCATGTCCGTGCCGCACCTCGACACCCGTGTCGTGGACGGCGAGACCTCGCTGCTCTTCGGCCCGTACGCGGGCTTCAGCACCAAGTTCCTCAAGAAGGGCTCGCTGCTCGACCTGTTCCTGTCGATCCGCCCGAGCAACATCGTCACGATGCTCGCGGTCGCCAAGGACAACATGGACCTCACCAAGTACCTGATCAGCGAGGTCACGAAGTCGCGCTGGAGCAAGTTCAAGACGCTGCGCACCTTCATGCCGACGGCCGACCCCAAGGACTGGGAGCTCATCACCGCCGGGCAGCGCGTCCAGGTGATGAAGAGCCACCCCGAGAAGCACGGTGTCCTCGAGTTCGGCACGGAGCTCATCACCGCCGAGGACGGCACCATCGCCGGCCTGCTCGGGGCCTCCCCCGGTGCGTCGACGGCTGTCCCCGCGATGATCGACCTGCTCGAGCGCTGCTTCCCGCAGCAGTTCCCCGCCTGGCACCGCGAGCTCGCCACGATGATGCCGAGCCTCGCCCCGCAGCAGTGGGACTCCGAGGAGGCCTTCGCAGAGCTCCAGGCCGACGACGCGGACTTCCAGCCGAGCGCCTGA
- a CDS encoding ATP-binding protein, translating to MGRNPFRPTAGASPPLLVGRDDTLEELAESLDDGPGAPGRLALFTGPRGVGKTVMLSEAGDHALQRGWVTLAETATPGMVSRLRHSTSRTLRELDPSAAPGASITGITLPVIGGGLTVSSPPASVVEWRHDLGRLLDVLERRGTGLMITVDEVHATARDELRDLAATVQHLVREDRDVALVMAGLPSSVSDLLNDHVLTFLRRAARFELDDVPLDRVSQAFRATISDHGRTIDEEALQEATAATGGYPFMIQLVGYHLWRHSQDQITLEAVLDGTAAARTRLGSLVHATALADLSAVDRTYLVAMAHDDEESSTGEIARRLGVTPFYASTYRRRLIAAGVIAAVRHGYVDFTIPYLREYLREHATRYGLSARQATR from the coding sequence ATGGGACGCAACCCCTTCCGGCCGACAGCCGGCGCATCCCCGCCGCTTCTCGTGGGCCGTGACGACACCTTGGAAGAGCTCGCCGAGTCGCTCGACGACGGCCCTGGCGCCCCCGGCCGTCTTGCTCTGTTCACAGGCCCGCGGGGCGTCGGCAAGACCGTCATGCTCAGCGAGGCAGGTGACCATGCCTTGCAGCGTGGCTGGGTCACGCTGGCGGAGACAGCCACCCCTGGGATGGTCTCGCGCCTCCGACACTCGACATCGAGAACCCTCCGCGAGCTGGATCCTTCCGCGGCTCCGGGAGCATCGATCACCGGCATCACCCTGCCGGTGATCGGCGGAGGCCTGACCGTCTCGTCTCCGCCGGCGTCCGTCGTGGAGTGGCGGCACGACCTAGGTCGTCTGCTCGACGTGCTCGAGCGTCGCGGCACCGGGCTGATGATCACGGTCGACGAGGTACACGCCACCGCACGAGACGAGCTCCGTGATCTCGCTGCGACTGTGCAGCACCTCGTCCGCGAAGACCGAGACGTCGCGCTGGTCATGGCAGGACTGCCGTCCTCCGTCTCTGATCTCCTCAACGACCACGTCCTGACCTTCCTTCGCCGAGCAGCGCGGTTCGAGCTCGACGACGTGCCCCTGGACCGGGTCTCCCAGGCCTTTCGAGCGACGATCTCAGACCATGGCCGGACCATCGACGAAGAAGCGCTCCAGGAAGCGACCGCTGCGACCGGCGGCTACCCCTTCATGATCCAGCTCGTGGGGTACCACCTCTGGCGCCACAGCCAGGATCAGATCACGCTCGAGGCGGTCTTGGACGGTACTGCCGCGGCGCGGACAAGGCTCGGGTCTCTCGTGCACGCCACCGCGCTCGCGGACCTCTCTGCCGTGGACCGGACTTACCTGGTCGCGATGGCTCATGACGACGAGGAGTCCTCGACGGGGGAGATCGCCCGACGGCTCGGGGTGACACCGTTCTACGCCTCGACGTACCGGCGACGTCTGATCGCCGCCGGGGTGATCGCTGCGGTCCGCCACGGCTACGTCGACTTCACGATCCCGTACCTGCGAGAGTACCTCAGAGAGCATGCGACCCGCTACGGGCTCTCAGCCCGTCAGGCCACGCGCTGA